A stretch of Roseovarius sp. M141 DNA encodes these proteins:
- a CDS encoding glutamine-synthetase adenylyltransferase, translating into MDFVSRITRLPRPYQADHAEEAQARFPGFAGDLRDLIGNAAGCSPYLRHLMQSEAEWLPGALDMPEDALAALMTDLGCIEGDPSGALRQGKRRIALLAGLADLAGVWPLEVVTQTLTDLADLACAVTLRHCVAHEIRRGKLPGMTEDNLEDAAGMVVLAMGKMGAGELNYSSDIDLICVYDETRFEPDANHEARAAFVRATRRMAAILSENTAEGYVFRTDLRLRPDPGVTPVCMSMAAAERYYESLGRTWERAAYIKARPCAGDLVAGDKFLDTLAPFVWRRHLDFAAIEDAHNMRLRIRAHKGLGADLGGPLDLMGHNMKLGRGGIREIEFFTQTRQLIVGGRDPSLRMRGTIEGLEGLADKEWIPSDVASDLAGHYKFHREVEHRLQMLRDQQTHDLPETDEGMDRLAAFMGRKTADLKDELLSRLTAVDAVIERFFKPEEAPGSGDEVEQGTWLDAKVIARWPTYPALRSDRAGQIFRRLRPDILARLSRTSHPEEALLAFDGFLAGLPAGVQVFSLFEANPHLLDLLVDIAGTAPALARYLSRNAAVLDAVIAGDFFAKWPGLAALRADLAARLTREDDYEARLIAARHWRREWHFRIGVHHLRGLVDAATSARHYADLAEAVLSALWPEVVREFSAKHGPPPGRGACLLGMGSLGVRALNAASDLDLIVIYDADGAEASEGRRSLASGAYYARLTQAMISALTVQMAGGRLYEVDMRLRPSGNQGPVATSLAAFRDYQQTRAWGWEHLALTRARSVAGEADLGADIEAFRVALIVGIAERENAPAQLAATVAEMRARIAAAKAPDGPLDAKLGPGRLQDVQLIAQAATLVAGCGRQGTQAGLRAGTSLGWWSADEARALSQAAALCREVQMAARLLGDGALDADNLGAGARAFVLRETGWPDILSLVSALAKASQAAAAIIDSALASALADTHANLGTRQENAP; encoded by the coding sequence ATGGATTTTGTCAGCCGCATCACCCGCCTGCCGCGCCCCTATCAGGCGGATCACGCCGAGGAGGCGCAGGCGCGCTTCCCGGGATTCGCCGGCGATCTGCGTGATCTGATCGGCAACGCGGCGGGGTGCAGCCCCTATTTGCGCCATCTTATGCAATCGGAGGCCGAATGGCTGCCCGGCGCGCTGGACATGCCAGAGGACGCGCTGGCGGCGTTGATGACCGATCTGGGCTGTATCGAGGGCGATCCTTCGGGGGCACTGCGGCAGGGCAAACGGCGCATCGCCCTGTTGGCGGGGTTGGCCGATCTGGCAGGCGTCTGGCCGCTGGAGGTGGTGACGCAAACCCTGACCGATCTCGCAGATCTGGCCTGTGCCGTCACGCTGCGCCACTGCGTCGCACACGAGATACGGCGTGGCAAGCTGCCGGGCATGACTGAGGACAATCTGGAGGATGCCGCCGGAATGGTCGTGCTGGCCATGGGCAAGATGGGCGCGGGAGAGCTGAATTACAGCTCGGATATCGACCTGATCTGCGTCTATGACGAAACGCGCTTTGAACCGGATGCCAACCACGAAGCGCGCGCTGCCTTTGTGCGGGCCACCCGCCGCATGGCCGCGATTCTCAGCGAAAATACCGCCGAAGGCTATGTATTCCGTACCGACCTGCGCCTGCGCCCCGATCCCGGTGTGACGCCGGTCTGCATGTCGATGGCCGCCGCCGAACGTTACTATGAGAGCCTAGGGCGCACATGGGAGCGCGCGGCCTATATCAAGGCGCGCCCCTGCGCCGGGGATCTTGTGGCGGGCGACAAATTCCTCGACACGCTTGCGCCTTTTGTCTGGCGCCGCCATCTGGATTTCGCCGCGATCGAGGATGCGCACAACATGCGGCTGCGCATCCGCGCGCACAAGGGGCTGGGCGCCGATCTGGGCGGCCCGCTGGACCTGATGGGCCACAACATGAAGCTGGGGCGCGGGGGCATCCGCGAAATCGAGTTCTTTACCCAGACCCGGCAGCTTATCGTCGGGGGGCGCGACCCCAGTCTGCGCATGCGCGGCACCATCGAGGGGCTGGAAGGGCTGGCCGACAAGGAGTGGATCCCAAGCGATGTCGCTAGCGATCTGGCCGGGCATTACAAGTTTCATCGCGAGGTCGAGCATCGGCTGCAAATGCTGCGCGATCAGCAGACCCACGACCTGCCGGAAACCGATGAGGGGATGGACCGGCTGGCTGCCTTCATGGGACGCAAAACGGCGGATCTGAAAGACGAGCTGCTGTCGCGCCTCACAGCCGTCGACGCGGTGATCGAGCGGTTTTTCAAGCCCGAAGAGGCGCCCGGAAGCGGTGATGAGGTCGAGCAGGGCACGTGGCTGGACGCCAAGGTGATTGCGCGCTGGCCCACCTATCCGGCGCTGCGCTCGGATCGCGCGGGGCAGATATTCCGCCGGTTGCGGCCCGATATTCTGGCGCGCCTGTCGCGCACGTCTCACCCCGAAGAGGCGCTGCTGGCCTTTGATGGCTTCCTTGCCGGGCTGCCTGCGGGCGTACAGGTCTTTTCGCTGTTCGAGGCCAATCCGCATCTGTTGGATCTGCTGGTCGATATTGCCGGCACTGCGCCCGCGCTGGCGCGCTACCTGTCGCGCAACGCCGCCGTGCTGGATGCGGTCATCGCCGGCGATTTCTTTGCCAAATGGCCGGGGCTGGCGGCCCTGCGCGCCGATCTTGCCGCGCGTCTGACGCGCGAGGACGACTATGAGGCGCGCCTGATCGCCGCCCGCCACTGGCGCCGTGAATGGCATTTCCGCATCGGGGTGCATCATCTGCGCGGACTGGTGGATGCCGCCACCTCGGCGCGCCATTACGCCGATCTGGCCGAGGCGGTGCTGTCGGCCCTGTGGCCCGAGGTCGTGCGCGAATTCTCGGCCAAGCACGGCCCGCCGCCCGGGCGGGGCGCCTGCCTGCTGGGAATGGGATCGCTGGGCGTGCGCGCGCTGAATGCGGCGTCGGATCTGGACCTGATCGTGATCTATGACGCGGATGGCGCCGAGGCGTCCGAGGGCCGTCGTTCGCTGGCCTCCGGCGCCTATTACGCGCGGCTGACGCAGGCGATGATTTCGGCGTTGACGGTGCAGATGGCGGGCGGGCGGCTATACGAGGTGGACATGCGCTTGCGGCCCTCGGGCAATCAGGGGCCGGTGGCGACGTCACTGGCCGCCTTCCGCGACTATCAGCAGACCCGCGCCTGGGGGTGGGAGCATCTGGCGCTGACCCGCGCGCGCAGCGTCGCAGGCGAGGCGGACCTGGGCGCAGATATCGAAGCGTTCCGTGTGGCGCTGATCGTCGGCATCGCAGAGCGCGAGAATGCGCCCGCACAGCTGGCCGCTACGGTGGCAGAGATGCGGGCACGCATCGCCGCCGCCAAGGCGCCCGACGGCCCACTGGACGCCAAGCTGGGGCCGGGGCGGCTTCAGGATGTGCAGCTGATCGCGCAGGCCGCAACGCTGGTCGCAGGCTGCGGCCGACAGGGCACGCAGGCGGGGCTGCGCGCGGGTACATCGCTGGGCTGGTGGAGCGCGGATGAGGCTCGCGCGCTGTCGCAGGCCGCAGCGCTGTGCCGCGAAGTGCAGATGGCGGCGCGGCTTTTGGGCGACGGGGCACTGGACGCGGATAACCTGGGCGCCGGTGCGCGCGCCTTCGTCTTGCGCGAGACGGGTTGGCCGGATATTCTTTCACTTGTTTCGGCGCTGGCTAAGGCATCGCAGGCCGCAGCGGCAATTATCGATAGTGCGCTGGCCAGTGCATTGGCCGATACCCACGCAAATTTAGGTACAAGGCAGGAAAACGCGCCATGA
- a CDS encoding RSP_2647 family RNA methyltransferase: protein MTHSPIPVIRLKPKTSPTGVRRGVPWVYDNELVTDRRSKAIAPGSIALLEDSERAPLALVAVNPASRIMARVLDLDTSQTIDRAWLVARLRRALALRERLFDAPYYRLVHAEADGLPGVVIDRFGDTCVIQPNAAWADVMLDDLAAALVEVTGATNVLKNAAGRARALEGLDDVAGVLIGAAPDAAVPVSMNGAIYMADLTHGQKTGLFFDQRPNHAFAARLSQGARVLDVFSHVGGFSLAALAHGATSALAVDGSDPALDLARGGAEAMGMAQRFETRKGDAFDVLTALGEEGARFDVVICDPPAFAPSKKSLEAGLRAYERTARLAAPLVAEGGFLGLCSCSHAADLEAFRRASMRGIGRGLHGVGRGTGPAPQLIHTGGAGPDHPMHTHLAESGYLKALFFRL from the coding sequence ATGACGCACTCCCCCATACCCGTGATCCGCCTGAAACCGAAAACCTCGCCCACGGGGGTGCGCCGCGGCGTGCCTTGGGTCTATGACAATGAATTGGTCACCGACCGGCGCAGCAAGGCCATCGCGCCCGGCAGCATTGCCCTGCTCGAGGATTCCGAGCGCGCGCCGCTGGCGCTGGTTGCGGTGAACCCGGCCTCGCGCATCATGGCGCGGGTACTGGACCTTGATACCTCCCAGACCATCGATCGCGCCTGGCTGGTCGCGCGCCTGCGCCGTGCGCTGGCCCTGCGCGAGCGGCTGTTCGATGCGCCCTATTACCGACTGGTCCATGCCGAGGCGGACGGGCTGCCCGGTGTGGTCATCGACCGGTTTGGCGATACCTGCGTGATCCAGCCGAATGCGGCCTGGGCCGATGTGATGCTGGACGATCTGGCCGCCGCTCTGGTCGAGGTGACGGGCGCCACCAACGTGCTGAAAAACGCCGCCGGCCGCGCCCGCGCGCTTGAGGGGCTGGACGACGTCGCCGGGGTGCTGATCGGCGCGGCGCCGGATGCGGCTGTGCCGGTGTCGATGAACGGTGCCATCTACATGGCCGATCTGACCCATGGGCAAAAGACCGGTCTTTTCTTTGACCAGCGCCCGAACCACGCGTTTGCGGCGCGGCTGAGCCAAGGCGCGCGCGTGCTGGATGTGTTCAGCCATGTCGGGGGTTTTTCACTGGCCGCGCTGGCGCATGGCGCCACCTCGGCGCTGGCGGTTGACGGCTCTGACCCGGCGCTGGATCTGGCGCGCGGCGGGGCCGAGGCGATGGGCATGGCGCAGCGGTTCGAGACCCGCAAGGGCGACGCGTTCGACGTTCTGACGGCGCTGGGCGAGGAAGGCGCGCGCTTTGACGTGGTCATTTGCGACCCGCCCGCCTTTGCACCATCGAAAAAATCGCTGGAAGCCGGCCTGCGTGCCTACGAGCGCACCGCGCGCCTTGCCGCGCCGCTGGTGGCCGAGGGCGGGTTTCTGGGCCTCTGTTCGTGCAGCCATGCGGCCGATCTGGAGGCCTTTCGCCGCGCCAGCATGCGCGGCATCGGACGTGGCCTGCACGGTGTCGGGCGCGGCACGGGGCCCGCGCCGCAACTGATCCATACCGGCGGGGCCGGGCCGGACCACCCGATGCACACGCATCTGGCGGAATCGGGATACCTCAAGGCGCTGTTTTTCCGGCTGTGA
- a CDS encoding RSP_2648 family PIN domain-containing protein, which produces MKALLDTCVIYPTVMRQMLLGAARAGAFAPMWSARIIEEWQRAAIKLGADGIAQAGAEAALMDAGWPSARVTWPASLEARLWLPDPADVHVLTAAIAGSADIIITLNAKDFPRQILAEEGLSRTDPDALLHGIWQAQPEMMAQVGAEVLAEARRLSGDDWTMRALLKKARLPRLAKALG; this is translated from the coding sequence GTGAAGGCGCTGCTGGATACCTGCGTGATTTACCCGACGGTGATGCGCCAGATGCTGCTGGGCGCGGCGCGCGCGGGTGCCTTTGCCCCTATGTGGTCGGCGCGCATCATCGAGGAATGGCAGCGCGCGGCGATCAAGCTGGGCGCCGATGGCATCGCGCAAGCGGGCGCCGAGGCGGCGCTGATGGACGCCGGGTGGCCGAGCGCAAGAGTGACATGGCCTGCCTCGCTGGAGGCGCGGCTGTGGCTGCCCGATCCCGCGGACGTCCATGTGCTGACCGCGGCTATCGCCGGGTCGGCTGATATCATCATCACACTGAATGCCAAGGATTTCCCGCGCCAGATATTGGCCGAAGAAGGCCTGTCGCGCACCGATCCCGATGCGCTGCTGCACGGCATCTGGCAGGCGCAGCCCGAAATGATGGCGCAGGTCGGCGCCGAGGTTCTGGCCGAGGCGCGCCGCCTGAGCGGTGACGACTGGACGATGCGCGCCTTGTTGAAAAAGGCGCGCCTGCCACGTCTGGCAAAGGCGCTGGGATAG
- a CDS encoding M48 family metallopeptidase, which yields MLKFTPILLAIIYAFVMYRFSAWRTARDLTARSTELADPRLKKLTDQLAQALDVARIRVDIYEIDPVNGLAAPDGRIFITRGFYAKFQSGEVTGEEMASVIAHELGHVALGHSRRRMIDFSGQNALRTALAMVLSRFLPGIGVMIAGALTSLLSARLSRGDEYEADEYASALLVKAGIGTGPQKSLFQKLEALTQSNSGAAPAWLMSHPKTAERIAAIEKNESRWGA from the coding sequence ATGTTGAAATTCACTCCGATCCTACTGGCGATCATCTACGCCTTTGTCATGTACCGGTTTTCGGCCTGGCGCACGGCGCGCGATCTGACCGCGCGCTCAACCGAGCTGGCAGACCCGCGACTGAAAAAACTGACCGACCAACTGGCGCAGGCGCTGGACGTTGCGCGCATCCGCGTCGATATCTACGAAATCGATCCGGTGAACGGACTGGCCGCGCCGGACGGGCGTATTTTCATCACGCGCGGCTTCTACGCCAAGTTTCAGTCGGGCGAGGTGACGGGCGAAGAGATGGCGTCGGTTATCGCGCATGAGCTGGGCCATGTGGCGCTGGGGCATTCGCGGCGCCGGATGATCGACTTTTCCGGCCAGAACGCGCTGCGCACTGCGCTGGCTATGGTGTTGTCACGGTTTCTGCCGGGGATCGGCGTGATGATCGCGGGCGCACTGACATCGCTTCTGTCTGCGCGCCTGTCGCGGGGCGATGAATACGAGGCGGACGAATATGCTTCGGCCCTGCTGGTCAAGGCCGGGATCGGTACCGGGCCGCAAAAATCACTGTTTCAAAAGCTGGAGGCGTTGACGCAGTCCAATTCCGGCGCCGCGCCTGCTTGGCTGATGAGCCATCCCAAGACGGCCGAGCGGATCGCCGCGATTGAAAAAAACGAGTCGCGCTGGGGCGCCTGA
- a CDS encoding ATP-binding protein, giving the protein MTSQASAKLPTVHDLIAAIPSPTLVIDRAEKVVTLNDAAEVFLGKSVAGRHFTTAFRHPKLVEAVELGLLDRTPRKVSYQIVENGSDAFYDVHLRAIGDSGLLLLSFQNATGLAQAEQMRRDFVANVSHELRTPLTAVTGFIETLRNSARNDAEARSRFLSIMAGEADRMNRLVGELLTLSRVEADERVRPTVQLDLRDVLQATLRNLGTLAQERAVSLRYDPGQGPLPVIGDSDQLLQVFTNLVENAIKYGGADQSVEATARKIAHDPVLRGPAIEVTIADHGPGIDPIHLPRLTERFYRADSHRSRELGGTGLGLAIVKHILNRHRGRLRITSQPGQGSQFTVILPPDSGDI; this is encoded by the coding sequence ATGACCAGCCAAGCGTCGGCCAAACTCCCGACGGTCCATGATCTGATTGCTGCAATTCCCTCGCCGACGCTTGTCATTGATCGCGCCGAAAAGGTTGTGACCTTGAATGATGCCGCCGAGGTGTTTCTGGGCAAAAGCGTTGCGGGACGGCATTTCACCACTGCCTTTCGTCACCCCAAGCTGGTGGAGGCGGTCGAACTTGGGCTGCTGGATCGCACGCCCCGAAAGGTATCATATCAGATTGTCGAAAACGGCAGTGACGCCTTCTATGATGTGCATTTGCGGGCGATTGGGGACAGCGGGCTGTTGCTTCTCAGCTTTCAGAACGCGACGGGCCTGGCCCAGGCCGAGCAGATGCGCCGCGATTTTGTTGCCAATGTCAGTCATGAATTGCGCACGCCCCTGACTGCCGTCACGGGTTTTATCGAAACCTTGCGAAATTCTGCCCGGAACGATGCTGAGGCGCGAAGCCGTTTTCTGAGCATCATGGCGGGCGAGGCTGACCGCATGAACCGCCTTGTGGGTGAATTGCTGACGCTTAGCCGGGTCGAAGCGGATGAGCGGGTGCGCCCGACCGTGCAGTTGGACCTGCGGGATGTGTTACAGGCCACGCTGCGCAACCTCGGCACGTTGGCGCAGGAGCGCGCTGTATCGTTGCGTTACGATCCGGGGCAGGGTCCATTGCCCGTCATTGGCGATTCAGATCAATTGTTGCAGGTCTTTACTAATCTTGTCGAGAACGCGATCAAATATGGCGGGGCCGATCAATCGGTCGAGGCGACCGCCCGCAAGATTGCACATGATCCGGTTCTTCGTGGCCCCGCGATAGAGGTCACGATTGCCGACCATGGGCCCGGCATTGATCCCATTCACCTGCCGCGCCTGACCGAGCGGTTTTATCGCGCTGACAGCCATCGCAGCCGTGAGTTGGGCGGCACCGGGCTGGGCCTTGCGATTGTGAAACATATTCTGAACCGGCACCGGGGACGGTTGAGGATTACCAGCCAGCCGGGGCAGGGATCTCAGTTCACCGTTATTCTGCCGCCCGATTCGGGCGACATCTGA
- a CDS encoding substrate-binding domain-containing protein, which produces MSFAKLTLSTLAGVAVTATAAYARDNVQVAGSSTVLPYAAIVAEAFGENFDFPTPVVESGGSSAGLKRFCAGVGENTVDIANSSRPIKSSEVEACVENGVTDIIEVRIGYDGIVFASDINGNSFAFTPADWYMALAAELPTSEGMAANSSTNWNVLNSDLPDQPIRAFIPGTKHGTREVFEEKVLLQGCRDSGALDAIMTINGGDEDAAETACMTVRTDGLSVDIDGDYTETLARIEADANGIGVFGLSFYENNTDKLQVATMSGVVPNTESIAAGEYPVSRPLYFYVKAAHLGVIPGLQDFAEFFVSDEIAGPDGPLAEYGLVSDPELTATQDAVVNHTLLGGM; this is translated from the coding sequence ATGTCATTCGCAAAACTTACTCTTTCCACGCTGGCCGGTGTTGCCGTCACGGCCACTGCCGCCTATGCCCGCGACAATGTACAGGTGGCAGGATCGTCCACTGTCCTGCCCTATGCGGCGATCGTCGCCGAGGCATTCGGGGAAAATTTCGACTTTCCGACGCCGGTGGTTGAATCGGGCGGATCCTCTGCCGGGCTCAAGCGGTTCTGTGCGGGCGTCGGCGAGAACACGGTGGATATTGCCAATTCCAGCCGTCCGATAAAATCGTCCGAGGTCGAAGCCTGCGTTGAAAACGGTGTGACCGATATCATCGAGGTGCGCATCGGTTATGACGGGATCGTCTTTGCCAGCGATATCAACGGCAACAGTTTCGCCTTTACGCCTGCCGACTGGTATATGGCCCTGGCCGCCGAGCTGCCAACGAGCGAGGGCATGGCCGCCAATTCCAGCACCAACTGGAACGTGCTGAATAGTGATCTGCCCGATCAGCCGATCAGGGCCTTCATTCCGGGGACCAAGCATGGCACCCGCGAAGTGTTTGAGGAAAAGGTGCTGCTGCAAGGCTGCCGCGACAGCGGCGCGCTGGATGCGATCATGACGATCAACGGCGGTGACGAAGACGCGGCCGAGACCGCCTGCATGACGGTCCGCACCGATGGTCTGTCGGTTGATATCGACGGCGACTATACCGAAACGCTGGCCCGGATCGAGGCGGATGCAAACGGGATCGGTGTGTTCGGGCTGTCGTTCTATGAGAACAACACCGACAAGTTGCAGGTGGCCACCATGTCCGGCGTCGTGCCGAACACCGAAAGCATCGCCGCCGGTGAATACCCTGTGTCGCGCCCGCTGTATTTTTACGTCAAAGCCGCCCATCTGGGTGTGATCCCGGGCTTGCAGGACTTCGCAGAATTCTTCGTGAGCGATGAAATCGCGGGCCCGGACGGACCGCTGGCCGAATACGGTCTGGTGTCCGACCCCGAGCTGACGGCCACTCAGGATGCCGTGGTTAATCACACGCTGCTTGGCGGTATGTAA
- the pstC gene encoding phosphate ABC transporter permease subunit PstC — translation MWVFDIVFSLPVLVAGLALAGLIGARARARIAAGGDIRTLAALPKAHAANAVLSVLVPTIASYAALSVVRLIGHQQGVETLSAGAVFWAVLAVGAIGCFGAIVRSSAGFRARVASEAWIKSLLIAASTVAILTTLGIVLSMVSETLQFFHQYDWRDFFFSADWAPNFRGNSALGILPLLWGTLYVSFIALMVAVPVGLFAAIYLSEYAGPRMRGVAKPLIEVLAGIPTIVYGLFALITVGPLLRDYFAQPLGLGDSASSVMTAGLVMGIMLIPFVSSLSDDTINSVPQTMRDGSYAIGATRSETIRQVVIPAALPGIVGAVLLAASRAIGETMIVVLGAGAAARLSLNPFEAMTTITVKIVSQLTGDTDFASPETLVAFALGLTLFTFTLGLNVLALMIVRKYREQYE, via the coding sequence ATGTGGGTTTTTGATATCGTCTTTTCATTGCCGGTTCTGGTGGCCGGTCTGGCCCTTGCGGGGCTGATCGGCGCAAGGGCACGGGCACGTATCGCAGCGGGCGGTGACATTCGCACGTTGGCGGCGCTGCCCAAGGCGCACGCAGCGAACGCGGTTCTCAGCGTATTGGTGCCGACGATTGCCAGCTATGCGGCGCTGTCCGTTGTCCGGTTGATCGGGCATCAGCAGGGTGTTGAAACCCTGTCCGCAGGGGCCGTTTTCTGGGCGGTGCTGGCGGTTGGCGCTATCGGGTGTTTCGGCGCAATCGTGCGATCCTCAGCCGGGTTTCGCGCCCGCGTCGCATCCGAGGCCTGGATAAAATCGCTGTTGATCGCCGCATCGACCGTCGCGATCCTGACCACCCTTGGCATCGTGTTGTCGATGGTGTCCGAAACGCTCCAGTTTTTTCACCAATACGACTGGCGCGATTTTTTCTTTTCCGCTGACTGGGCTCCCAATTTTCGCGGCAACAGCGCGCTCGGCATTCTGCCGCTGCTTTGGGGTACTCTTTATGTCAGCTTTATCGCGTTGATGGTGGCGGTGCCGGTGGGCCTGTTTGCGGCGATTTACCTGTCTGAATATGCCGGGCCGCGGATGCGTGGCGTCGCCAAGCCGCTGATCGAGGTTCTTGCCGGGATTCCGACGATTGTTTACGGGCTTTTTGCCCTGATCACCGTCGGCCCGTTGCTGCGGGACTATTTCGCACAGCCCCTTGGGCTGGGGGACAGCGCGTCGTCGGTCATGACGGCGGGGCTGGTCATGGGAATCATGCTGATCCCTTTCGTGTCGTCGCTATCGGACGATACCATCAACTCCGTGCCGCAGACGATGCGTGACGGTTCTTATGCAATTGGCGCCACCCGGTCCGAGACAATCCGCCAAGTGGTCATCCCCGCCGCCTTGCCCGGCATTGTCGGGGCCGTGCTGCTGGCGGCCAGCCGCGCCATCGGAGAAACGATGATTGTGGTGCTGGGGGCCGGGGCCGCCGCCCGCCTGTCGCTGAATCCGTTCGAGGCGATGACGACCATCACCGTCAAGATCGTCAGCCAGCTGACCGGCGATACCGACTTTGCCAGCCCGGAAACGCTGGTGGCCTTCGCCCTCGGGCTGACGCTGTTCACCTTTACGCTGGGGCTGAACGTGCTGGCCCTGATGATTGTGCGCAAATATCGGGAACAATACGAATGA